From Demequina lutea, a single genomic window includes:
- the priA gene encoding bifunctional 1-(5-phosphoribosyl)-5-((5-phosphoribosylamino)methylideneamino)imidazole-4-carboxamide isomerase/phosphoribosylanthranilate isomerase PriA produces the protein MTDLPRLELLPAVDVADGQAVRLTQGAAGSETGYGDPLSAALDWVRGGAEWIHLVDLDAAFGRGSNAELLAQVVKAVDVRVEMSGGIRDDESLERAMATGCARVNLGTAALENPEWTASAIDRYGDRVAVGLDVRGTTLAARGWTKEGGDLWEVLARLDAAGCSRYVVTDVNKDGMLNGPNLELLAQMCAATKAPVVASGGVSSLADIEAIRTLTPLGVEGAIVGKALYNGNFTLPQALDVAGRP, from the coding sequence ATGACCGACCTGCCCCGCCTCGAGCTTCTTCCCGCCGTCGACGTGGCCGACGGGCAGGCCGTGCGCCTCACGCAGGGTGCAGCCGGCTCCGAGACGGGATACGGCGACCCGCTCAGCGCGGCCCTCGACTGGGTCAGGGGTGGAGCCGAGTGGATTCACTTGGTTGACCTCGACGCGGCGTTCGGTCGCGGCTCGAACGCCGAGCTCCTGGCGCAGGTGGTCAAGGCAGTGGACGTCAGGGTTGAGATGTCGGGCGGCATCCGCGACGACGAAAGCCTCGAGCGCGCCATGGCCACGGGCTGCGCCCGCGTGAACCTGGGTACGGCCGCGCTCGAGAACCCCGAGTGGACCGCATCGGCCATCGATCGCTACGGCGACCGTGTGGCCGTGGGCCTCGACGTGCGCGGCACGACGCTGGCGGCTCGCGGGTGGACCAAGGAGGGCGGCGACCTGTGGGAGGTGCTCGCGCGCCTCGACGCCGCGGGCTGCTCGCGATACGTGGTCACCGACGTCAACAAGGACGGCATGCTCAATGGCCCCAACCTCGAGCTGCTCGCGCAGATGTGCGCGGCCACCAAGGCGCCCGTGGTGGCCTCCGGTGGCGTGAGCTCGCTCGCCGACATCGAGGCCATCCGCACCCTTACTCCCTTGGGCGTCGAGGGCGCGATCGTTGGCAAGGCGTTGTACAACGGGAACTTCACGCTGCCGCAGGCGCTCGACGTCGCGGGCCGACCCTAG
- the hisH gene encoding imidazole glycerol phosphate synthase subunit HisH, protein MPTVTVFDYGFGNVRSAVRALEHVGADVTLTSDRATAENADGLVVPGVGAFAACMEGLRAARGDQIVGRRLAGGRPVLGICVGMQIMFERGVEHGEEAAGLHEWPGTIELLQAPVIPNMGWAQVTPPAETVLFKGVEDERFYFVHSYGAREFPLEHDDTGRLKRPLVTWSEAGDGANADRFVAAVENGPLCATQFHPEKSGEAGLQLLRNWVATL, encoded by the coding sequence ATGCCCACCGTCACCGTCTTCGACTACGGCTTTGGCAACGTCCGCTCTGCGGTGCGCGCGCTCGAGCACGTAGGCGCCGATGTCACCCTTACCTCCGATCGCGCTACGGCCGAGAACGCCGACGGACTGGTAGTGCCAGGCGTGGGCGCATTCGCCGCGTGCATGGAGGGCCTGCGCGCCGCCCGAGGCGACCAAATCGTCGGCAGGCGCCTCGCAGGAGGCCGCCCGGTGCTGGGCATCTGCGTGGGGATGCAGATCATGTTCGAGCGCGGCGTCGAGCACGGCGAGGAGGCGGCAGGCCTGCACGAGTGGCCCGGCACGATCGAGCTGTTGCAGGCCCCCGTGATCCCCAACATGGGTTGGGCGCAGGTGACGCCACCAGCCGAGACAGTGCTATTCAAAGGAGTCGAGGACGAGCGCTTCTACTTTGTGCACTCGTATGGCGCGCGCGAGTTCCCGCTTGAACACGACGACACGGGCAGGCTCAAGCGACCGCTCGTGACCTGGTCGGAGGCGGGGGATGGCGCCAATGCCGACCGCTTCGTCGCGGCCGTCGAGAACGGGCCCCTGTGCGCCACGCAGTTCCACCCCGAAAAGTCGGGTGAAGCTGGGTTGCAACTGCTGCGCAACTGGGTTGCCACACTCTGA
- a CDS encoding S1 family peptidase, giving the protein MRLAVGAGAILAAAAVAACGVIPAPPGPLKTTFIPEATPVAATATPSSDGFTTEQHLAVRIRVATCQGWATGSGWILNSHEVITNRHVAEGATHIEVTTYDGHDYVVNSSLIAKTPDLALLNLDDVFTESATMAEIVPTNGAPMTVVGYPLGQALTVAQGHFIGTEVDSLGDSGQNVWLINAHIDHGSSGSPVYDAAGKVVAIVYAGDPEWDALAWPASSLQGLLDDPTGWTNNSAAC; this is encoded by the coding sequence ATGAGGCTCGCTGTTGGCGCGGGCGCGATCCTCGCAGCGGCAGCAGTTGCCGCGTGCGGCGTCATCCCCGCACCTCCAGGTCCGCTCAAGACCACATTCATTCCAGAAGCCACCCCCGTGGCCGCGACCGCCACCCCCTCATCGGACGGATTCACGACAGAGCAACACCTGGCCGTGCGAATCCGCGTCGCCACGTGCCAAGGCTGGGCCACCGGTTCGGGTTGGATCCTCAACTCGCACGAGGTGATCACGAACAGACACGTCGCGGAGGGCGCGACGCACATCGAGGTGACGACCTACGACGGCCACGACTACGTGGTCAACTCCTCGCTGATCGCCAAGACCCCCGACCTGGCACTTCTCAACCTGGACGATGTCTTTACCGAGTCGGCGACGATGGCCGAGATCGTACCCACCAACGGCGCTCCGATGACGGTTGTCGGGTACCCATTGGGCCAGGCGCTCACGGTCGCGCAGGGTCACTTCATCGGCACCGAGGTCGACTCTTTGGGCGATTCCGGTCAAAACGTGTGGCTGATTAACGCGCACATCGACCACGGAAGCTCCGGCTCCCCCGTCTACGACGCGGCCGGAAAGGTCGTCGCGATCGTCTACGCGGGCGATCCCGAGTGGGATGCCCTCGCGTGGCCGGCGTCGTCGCTCCAGGGGCTCCTGGATGACCCGACGGGCTGGACGAACAACTCCGCCGCCTGCTAG
- a CDS encoding S1C family serine protease, whose product MRFSYRVLALAATAALVAACGVLPASPSPLPSDYVPATPSEVAAPQGNLSPDGFSAAQRMTVRVRNVGCDSPNTGTAFVIKTGTGFAVDAHTLVTNRHVIEGSKELQVTTYDGRTIAVTAASATAVADLAIITTEQSIGGFAVLAQSDPVEGDAITVIGYPLGGKPTTVTGVVLGSVADPLGASLGTVMVTTAPVEPGSSGSPVLNEKGEVVGVIYAKNESNQSFMVPVSLLRTLIAEDQLLVPQANNCGKA is encoded by the coding sequence ATGAGGTTTTCGTATCGCGTTCTCGCCCTGGCGGCAACGGCGGCACTCGTCGCTGCGTGTGGAGTACTTCCCGCCAGTCCGAGCCCTCTCCCGAGCGACTACGTGCCGGCGACCCCGTCGGAGGTCGCCGCACCCCAAGGAAATCTCTCCCCCGACGGCTTCTCAGCGGCCCAACGCATGACAGTGCGAGTCCGCAACGTGGGATGCGACTCGCCCAACACGGGCACCGCGTTTGTCATCAAGACGGGCACGGGTTTTGCGGTAGACGCCCACACCCTCGTCACCAACAGGCACGTGATTGAGGGCTCCAAGGAACTCCAGGTGACCACCTACGACGGCCGCACGATTGCCGTGACGGCGGCCTCCGCCACTGCGGTGGCAGACCTCGCGATCATCACCACCGAACAGTCGATCGGCGGCTTCGCCGTGCTCGCCCAATCCGACCCCGTGGAGGGCGACGCGATCACGGTCATCGGCTATCCCCTCGGCGGAAAACCCACAACCGTGACCGGCGTGGTGCTCGGGAGTGTTGCGGACCCGCTCGGCGCGTCGCTCGGCACCGTCATGGTGACGACGGCGCCGGTGGAGCCAGGCTCGAGCGGCTCCCCTGTGCTCAACGAGAAGGGTGAAGTGGTGGGCGTCATTTACGCGAAGAACGAGTCCAACCAGTCATTCATGGTGCCCGTCTCCTTGCTGCGTACGCTGATCGCCGAGGACCAACTGCTGGTCCCCCAGGCAAACAACTGCGGGAAAGCCTAA
- a CDS encoding TrmH family RNA methyltransferase: MTERPAGRHLSAVLANPRADRVKQVAALAGRSARRRASQMIVEGPQAVRELVAHRAEHVSDVYVSESALATRGPLWAIAESALEKGLAVHPVTDEVAHALSADAQGIVAVAGLAAIVGEPVVRGDRLVAILSNARDPGNAGAAIRAADAAGVATVVLAGECVDPANPKVIRASAGSLFHVSVMKVAALADATDSAREAGLTVLAADVSGDVELGVPGALEGASPTAWVFGNEAWGLSADELAMADRVVRIPIFGEAESLNLGTAVAVCLYWSAFAQRL; the protein is encoded by the coding sequence ATGACAGAACGCCCCGCAGGGCGCCACCTTTCCGCGGTGCTCGCGAACCCGCGAGCGGACCGTGTGAAGCAAGTGGCTGCCCTAGCGGGGCGTTCTGCACGCCGCAGGGCGTCGCAGATGATTGTCGAAGGCCCCCAGGCGGTGCGGGAGTTGGTGGCGCATCGCGCCGAGCACGTGAGCGACGTGTACGTCTCCGAGTCGGCCCTCGCCACGCGTGGGCCGTTGTGGGCGATTGCGGAGTCGGCCCTCGAGAAGGGGCTCGCCGTACACCCGGTCACCGACGAGGTGGCGCACGCCCTATCAGCCGACGCTCAAGGCATCGTCGCCGTCGCGGGGCTCGCCGCGATCGTCGGTGAACCCGTTGTGCGAGGAGACCGTTTGGTCGCGATCCTGAGCAACGCGCGCGATCCCGGCAACGCCGGTGCGGCGATTCGCGCCGCCGATGCCGCAGGTGTCGCCACCGTGGTTCTCGCGGGGGAGTGCGTCGATCCCGCCAACCCCAAGGTGATTCGCGCGAGCGCGGGATCGCTCTTCCATGTGTCCGTGATGAAGGTCGCCGCGCTCGCCGACGCCACAGACAGCGCGCGTGAGGCGGGTCTTACCGTGCTCGCTGCCGATGTGTCTGGCGACGTGGAGCTGGGCGTTCCCGGCGCGCTCGAGGGTGCCTCGCCCACCGCTTGGGTGTTTGGCAATGAGGCGTGGGGGCTCTCGGCGGATGAGCTCGCAATGGCGGACCGCGTGGTTCGTATTCCCATTTTTGGTGAGGCCGAGAGCCTCAACCTCGGTACCGCCGTTGCCGTATGCCTTTACTGGTCGGCCTTCGCCCAGCGCCTCTAG
- the hisB gene encoding imidazoleglycerol-phosphate dehydratase HisB codes for MTSNGTGRTGRVERATSESSVLVELDLDGSGVTEISTGVPFYDHMLTALGKHSLMDLKVQATGDVHIDSHHTVEDVAICIGEALKQALGDKAGISRFGDAMVPLDEALAQCVVDVSGRPYFVHTGEPAGQATHLIGGNFAGSLTAHALESIAHHAGVCVHMRVLAGRDPHHIVEAQFKALARALRAAVAPDARVTGIPSTKGAL; via the coding sequence ATGACTAGCAACGGCACCGGACGCACGGGCCGCGTCGAGCGCGCCACGAGCGAGTCGAGCGTCCTGGTTGAACTCGACCTCGACGGTTCGGGAGTCACCGAGATCAGCACGGGCGTGCCGTTCTACGACCACATGCTCACGGCGCTCGGCAAACACTCGCTCATGGACCTCAAGGTCCAGGCCACGGGCGATGTGCACATCGATTCGCACCACACGGTCGAGGACGTCGCGATCTGCATCGGCGAGGCCCTCAAGCAAGCGCTCGGCGATAAGGCGGGCATCTCGCGGTTTGGCGACGCGATGGTTCCGCTTGACGAGGCCCTCGCCCAGTGCGTCGTCGACGTCTCGGGACGTCCCTACTTTGTGCACACCGGCGAGCCTGCAGGCCAGGCAACGCACCTCATCGGGGGCAACTTCGCGGGTTCGCTTACGGCGCACGCCTTGGAGTCGATCGCCCACCACGCCGGGGTTTGCGTGCACATGCGGGTGCTCGCGGGGCGCGATCCGCACCACATCGTCGAGGCCCAGTTCAAGGCCCTTGCGCGGGCGCTGCGGGCCGCCGTAGCTCCCGATGCCCGGGTCACTGGCATTCCGTCCACGAAGGGCGCCTTGTAG
- a CDS encoding histidinol-phosphate transaminase, with translation MGPQRASRLTPMTLPLRPELKGLSPYGAPQEEVAARLNVNENPYSPPPAVVDAIANAVHKAARGLNRYPDRDFMALRVDLARYLGAESHVDFLEPHNIWAANGSNEVMLHLHQAFGGPGRITLTFSPTYSMYPEYARDTLTEYLSLPRREDFHLDIDLSVAAIREHKPTLVIVASPNNPSGTALALDDVKALAAACAEVPGGSVLVVDEAYAEFRRRGVPSAASLLPETPHLVVTRTMSKAFGLAGGRLGYLAASREVVNALTVVRLPYHLSSITQAAARAALAHHLELQAQVDEIRAERDDTVDWLRAQGYTVPETDANFAYFGPLKDRDAVFRGLLDRGVLIRVVGPEGWMRVTIGTAREMAMFRNALLEVTS, from the coding sequence CGCCCATGACCTTGCCGCTGCGCCCAGAACTCAAGGGACTGTCACCGTACGGAGCACCTCAAGAGGAGGTGGCCGCCAGGCTGAACGTCAATGAGAACCCATATTCACCCCCGCCTGCCGTTGTTGACGCGATCGCCAATGCCGTGCACAAGGCGGCCAGGGGGCTGAACCGGTATCCCGACCGCGATTTCATGGCTTTGCGCGTCGACTTGGCTCGCTATCTGGGCGCCGAGAGTCACGTTGACTTCCTTGAGCCCCACAACATTTGGGCGGCCAACGGCTCCAACGAGGTGATGCTGCACCTGCACCAAGCCTTCGGTGGGCCGGGTCGCATCACACTCACGTTCTCGCCCACGTATTCGATGTACCCCGAGTACGCGCGCGACACCCTCACGGAGTATTTGAGCCTCCCGCGCCGCGAGGACTTCCACCTCGATATCGACCTGTCAGTCGCCGCGATCAGGGAACACAAGCCGACGCTCGTGATCGTGGCGAGCCCGAATAACCCAAGCGGCACCGCCCTTGCGTTGGACGACGTCAAGGCGCTCGCGGCCGCGTGCGCCGAGGTGCCCGGCGGCAGTGTGCTCGTGGTCGATGAGGCTTACGCGGAGTTCCGGCGCAGGGGAGTGCCGAGCGCGGCCTCGCTCTTGCCGGAGACCCCGCACCTGGTGGTCACTCGCACGATGTCGAAGGCGTTTGGCCTTGCAGGCGGGCGTTTGGGCTATCTTGCGGCGAGTCGAGAGGTGGTCAACGCGCTGACGGTTGTGCGCTTGCCGTATCACTTGAGTTCGATCACTCAGGCGGCCGCTCGCGCCGCTCTCGCTCACCACTTGGAGCTCCAGGCACAGGTGGACGAGATCCGAGCCGAGCGCGACGATACCGTCGACTGGCTACGCGCCCAGGGATACACGGTGCCCGAGACGGACGCCAATTTCGCCTATTTTGGACCGCTGAAGGACCGCGACGCCGTGTTCAGGGGCCTGCTCGATCGCGGAGTGCTCATCCGCGTCGTTGGCCCGGAGGGCTGGATGCGTGTCACGATCGGCACCGCGAGGGAAATGGCGATGTTCCGCAACGCACTCCTGGAGGTCACCTCATGA
- a CDS encoding HNH endonuclease — protein MHWWERGGPTDLANGVMLCTRCHHDIHRQGWNIQVEHGRVNFIPPPEIDPARRARPGGLAAINIGNLAGGGDLSNMSIPSNPSNPSNPSNPGVTEELCPPPDNPARNKAA, from the coding sequence ATCCACTGGTGGGAAAGAGGCGGTCCCACAGACCTTGCCAACGGGGTAATGCTTTGCACCAGATGCCACCACGACATCCACCGCCAAGGCTGGAACATTCAAGTGGAACACGGGCGCGTCAACTTCATCCCCCCGCCCGAGATTGATCCCGCGCGACGCGCCAGACCAGGAGGACTCGCCGCCATCAACATCGGCAACCTCGCCGGTGGGGGCGACCTGAGCAACATGAGCATCCCAAGCAACCCAAGCAACCCAAGCAACCCAAGCAACCCGGGCGTCACGGAAGAACTCTGCCCACCCCCCGACAACCCCGCCCGGAACAAAGCCGCCTAG
- the rpmI gene encoding 50S ribosomal protein L35 produces the protein MPKNKTHSGAKKRFTLTGTGKVKHASAMNVHKFEEKTSSRKRRVAIDGILPGADAKKIKKLLGK, from the coding sequence GTGCCCAAGAACAAGACCCACTCGGGTGCCAAGAAGCGTTTTACGCTGACAGGAACCGGCAAGGTGAAGCACGCTTCGGCAATGAACGTGCACAAGTTCGAAGAGAAGACGTCGTCGCGCAAGCGTCGCGTTGCCATCGACGGCATCCTGCCCGGTGCCGATGCCAAGAAGATCAAGAAGCTGCTGGGCAAGTAG
- a CDS encoding DUF1844 domain-containing protein — MTPSTTSPESQDPSTTLARDIADVSAVELITTVSVHLMSAAALRCGLAEEGEDLKDLDEARTLITALAALVTGAAPDLGDTHARALRDGLRSVQLAFREASVVPDAPGEGPGEKYTGAVS, encoded by the coding sequence ATGACGCCCTCAACGACCAGCCCCGAGTCCCAAGACCCCAGCACCACCCTCGCGCGCGACATTGCGGACGTGAGCGCGGTGGAACTCATCACCACCGTCAGTGTGCACCTCATGTCGGCCGCCGCGCTCCGATGCGGCCTCGCGGAGGAGGGAGAGGACCTCAAGGACCTGGACGAGGCCCGCACCCTCATCACGGCGCTTGCCGCCTTGGTAACAGGTGCGGCGCCCGATTTGGGCGACACCCACGCCCGAGCGCTGCGCGACGGACTCCGAAGCGTACAGTTGGCCTTTCGAGAGGCATCCGTGGTGCCTGACGCACCTGGGGAGGGGCCCGGAGAGAAGTACACCGGAGCAGTGAGTTAA
- the rplT gene encoding 50S ribosomal protein L20, giving the protein MARVKRAVNAQKKRRTTLERASGYRGQRSRLYTKAKEQVTHSLMYAYRDRRARKGEFRKLWIQRINAAVRENGMTYNRFIQGMNLAGIEVDRRMLADMAVNDAPAFKQIVELAKKALPADVNAPVA; this is encoded by the coding sequence ATGGCACGCGTCAAGCGGGCTGTTAACGCCCAGAAGAAGCGCCGTACTACCCTCGAGCGCGCGTCCGGCTACCGTGGCCAGCGCTCACGTTTGTACACGAAGGCGAAGGAGCAGGTCACCCACTCCTTGATGTACGCCTACCGGGACCGTCGCGCCCGCAAGGGCGAGTTCCGCAAGCTGTGGATCCAGCGTATTAACGCTGCGGTCCGCGAAAACGGCATGACCTACAACCGTTTCATCCAGGGCATGAACCTGGCTGGCATTGAGGTCGACCGTCGCATGCTTGCCGACATGGCCGTCAACGACGCTCCTGCTTTCAAGCAGATCGTCGAGTTGGCCAAGAAGGCACTGCCTGCCGACGTCAACGCGCCGGTTGCGTAA
- the infC gene encoding translation initiation factor IF-3 gives MRLLVPGWPLRVIGRGLFLCPGTFSTTKERIINEPRINERIRVPEVRLVGPQGEQVGIVRIEDALRLAQESDLDLVEVAANSRPPVVKLMDYGKFKYEAAVKAREARRNQANTEIKEMRFRLKIDEHDYETKKGHVIRFLKGGDKVKVTIMFRGREQSRPEMGRRLLLKLAEQVTEFAIVENMPSQEGRNMSLVLGPVKKKAEAKEEQRKAREAKKTADDAARIEREGGVAPEAAAPVKKRPTKVDEVAADAAAAEAFEVEVAAAEEAKAAAVEAEAVEAEVVEAEAVEAEAVEAEVAPVVESEAEAVEAEVAPVVESEPEAAPVVEAEVAAAEVVEAEVVEVKKAAPAKKPVPKPVPKAAPKPAPKPASKPVSKPASKADTEA, from the coding sequence ATGCGTTTGCTCGTACCTGGGTGGCCTCTGCGCGTGATCGGCAGGGGCCTTTTTCTTTGCCCTGGCACATTTTCGACAACGAAGGAGCGAATTATCAACGAGCCCCGCATCAACGAACGCATTCGAGTTCCTGAGGTCCGACTAGTAGGCCCTCAGGGCGAGCAAGTAGGCATCGTCAGGATTGAGGATGCGCTGCGGCTTGCTCAGGAGTCCGACCTCGACCTGGTCGAGGTCGCGGCGAATTCGCGTCCCCCCGTTGTCAAACTCATGGACTACGGCAAGTTCAAGTACGAAGCTGCGGTGAAGGCGCGCGAGGCGCGTCGTAACCAGGCCAACACGGAGATCAAGGAGATGCGTTTCCGTCTCAAGATCGACGAGCACGACTACGAGACGAAAAAGGGCCATGTCATTCGCTTCCTTAAGGGCGGCGACAAGGTCAAGGTCACCATCATGTTCCGCGGTCGTGAGCAGTCCCGTCCAGAAATGGGTAGGCGTCTGCTCCTCAAGCTTGCGGAGCAGGTCACCGAGTTCGCCATAGTCGAGAACATGCCGAGCCAAGAGGGCCGCAACATGTCGCTCGTCCTCGGACCCGTCAAGAAGAAGGCGGAAGCCAAGGAAGAGCAGCGCAAGGCTCGCGAGGCCAAGAAGACGGCAGACGACGCGGCGAGGATCGAGCGCGAGGGTGGCGTTGCTCCCGAAGCAGCTGCGCCCGTGAAGAAGCGTCCGACCAAGGTCGACGAGGTCGCGGCCGACGCGGCAGCTGCCGAAGCGTTCGAGGTTGAAGTAGCTGCGGCCGAAGAGGCGAAGGCTGCGGCCGTCGAGGCCGAAGCGGTTGAGGCTGAAGTGGTTGAGGCTGAAGCGGTTGAGGCTGAAGCGGTTGAGGCTGAAGTCGCCCCGGTCGTCGAGTCGGAGGCCGAAGCGGTTGAGGCTGAAGTCGCCCCGGTCGTCGAGTCGGAGCCCGAAGCGGCACCGGTTGTCGAGGCTGAGGTGGCAGCGGCTGAGGTTGTCGAGGCTGAGGTGGTCGAGGTCAAGAAGGCCGCGCCGGCCAAGAAGCCAGTACCCAAGCCGGTTCCAAAGGCCGCACCCAAGCCGGCACCTAAGCCGGCGAGTAAGCCGGTGAGTAAGCCGGCAAGTAAGGCAGACACGGAGGCGTAA
- a CDS encoding SseB family protein: MTDHEDWAQGDPLKEIPASVFADDDGSADAHLAQSLIRFSRGKAPLAEVVDSLAYARVLVPVVAEGEERVVGKHGVEQDHVASTGVVALQAPDGRMALPIFTDVDAMRAWNADARPIPAEGPRAALAAVAEGWSVLILNPGMETVLIPRPAVWALGKGEPWRPAVVDGAVVAEVRDAIADAIPVAGVVRAVDALPGRGAEVAVVLSLEPGLDRAGLDDAVRNVHEALAASAVIADRVDSLELRLATA, from the coding sequence ATGACGGATCACGAGGACTGGGCGCAGGGCGACCCCCTCAAGGAGATCCCCGCGTCCGTCTTCGCGGACGACGACGGCAGCGCCGATGCCCACCTGGCCCAGTCGCTCATTCGTTTCTCTCGCGGCAAGGCGCCCCTCGCGGAGGTGGTCGACTCTCTTGCCTACGCGCGCGTGTTGGTGCCGGTCGTCGCCGAGGGCGAGGAGCGCGTCGTCGGCAAGCATGGCGTGGAACAAGACCACGTGGCTTCGACGGGGGTGGTGGCGCTGCAGGCACCGGACGGGCGCATGGCGCTACCGATCTTCACCGACGTGGATGCGATGCGTGCCTGGAATGCCGACGCCCGCCCCATTCCCGCAGAGGGGCCGCGCGCGGCGCTCGCCGCGGTGGCGGAGGGCTGGAGTGTGCTCATCCTGAACCCAGGGATGGAGACCGTGCTGATTCCGCGACCCGCCGTGTGGGCGCTCGGCAAGGGGGAGCCGTGGCGACCCGCCGTCGTCGATGGCGCGGTGGTTGCCGAGGTCAGGGACGCTATCGCCGACGCGATACCGGTGGCGGGCGTCGTGCGCGCGGTGGATGCACTGCCAGGGCGCGGGGCGGAGGTGGCCGTGGTGCTTTCTCTCGAGCCGGGGCTCGACCGCGCAGGGCTCGACGATGCGGTGCGGAACGTCCATGAGGCCCTCGCCGCGTCGGCCGTCATCGCGGATCGCGTCGATAGCCTCGAGCTGAGGCTCGCGACCGCGTAG